A window of Shewanella mesophila contains these coding sequences:
- the ppnN gene encoding nucleotide 5'-monophosphate nucleosidase PpnN — translation MIVNISPRGSMDQLSQLEVDRLKQNASSELYQLFRSCSLAVLASGAQTDNAQDLFEQYSNFNINVLRRERGIKIELVNPPEAAFVDGNIIAGIQEHLFAVLRDIVFLSDRYDNLKHINLTNSNHITNVVFDILRNAQVIPRENPNVVVCWGGHSINPIEYQYTREVGYELGLRSLNICTGCGPGAMEGPMKGAAIGHAKQRVRNARYIGLTEPSIIAAEPPNQIVNELVILPDIEKRLEAFVRLGHGVIIFPGGAGTAEELLYLLGILLNKENASRPFPLILTGPKESEDYFHKIDQFIAATLGEEAKNKYEIIIDDPVRVARVMSHGMDEIKTYRKDTGDSYQYNWSLKIEPEFQLPFVPTHEMMNNLDLYFHLNKAELAANLRRAFSGIVAGNVKMDTIKAIEHLGPFELRGDKNLMQLMDTLLQAFVKQQRMKLPGSEYIPCYKIVT, via the coding sequence ATGATTGTAAATATCAGTCCAAGAGGCAGTATGGATCAACTTTCACAATTGGAAGTTGATCGCCTAAAACAAAATGCAAGTAGTGAACTTTATCAACTATTTCGTAGCTGTTCATTAGCGGTTCTCGCTTCGGGAGCGCAAACCGATAATGCGCAAGATTTATTTGAACAATACAGTAATTTCAATATCAACGTTCTTAGACGTGAACGTGGGATCAAGATTGAGTTAGTCAATCCTCCAGAAGCCGCCTTTGTCGATGGCAACATCATCGCAGGGATTCAAGAACACCTATTTGCAGTGTTGAGAGATATCGTTTTTCTCAGTGATCGCTACGATAACCTCAAACACATCAACCTAACTAACTCTAATCACATCACCAATGTTGTCTTCGATATCCTGCGAAACGCGCAGGTGATCCCTCGTGAAAATCCGAACGTGGTGGTCTGTTGGGGTGGCCATAGTATCAACCCTATCGAGTATCAATATACCCGTGAAGTTGGTTACGAACTTGGTCTGCGTAGTTTAAACATTTGCACAGGTTGTGGACCCGGCGCCATGGAGGGACCAATGAAGGGTGCCGCTATCGGTCATGCAAAGCAGCGTGTCAGAAATGCTCGCTATATAGGGTTAACCGAACCCAGCATTATCGCGGCTGAACCACCAAATCAAATCGTCAATGAACTGGTGATCTTGCCTGATATTGAAAAACGACTCGAAGCATTTGTTCGCCTAGGACATGGGGTCATCATCTTCCCTGGCGGCGCAGGAACGGCAGAAGAGTTACTATATCTGCTCGGCATTTTGCTCAATAAAGAAAATGCTTCTCGCCCCTTCCCTCTGATATTGACAGGGCCAAAAGAGAGCGAGGATTATTTCCATAAAATTGATCAGTTTATTGCCGCAACACTTGGGGAAGAAGCAAAAAATAAGTATGAGATAATCATCGACGATCCCGTCCGTGTCGCAAGAGTCATGAGCCACGGTATGGATGAGATCAAGACATATCGTAAAGATACAGGGGATTCATATCAGTACAACTGGTCGCTTAAAATCGAACCTGAGTTCCAACTGCCATTCGTACCTACTCATGAGATGATGAATAACCTAGACTTATATTTTCATCTTAATAAAGCAGAGCTTGCAGCCAACCTAAGGAGAGCATTTTCTGGTATAGTCGCTGGCAATGTGAAAATGGACACCATTAAAGCGATTGAGCATCTGGGGCCTTTTGAATTAAGAGGTGACAAAAACTTGATGCAATTGATGGACACGCTATTACAAGCATTTGTGAAACAACAGCGCATGAAATTACCCGGCAGTGAATATATTCCTTGTTATAAGATAGTGACTTAA
- a CDS encoding GGDEF domain-containing protein — MKDSMASVSQVSLLQQKLHSAKTALAEISEQKEQNQHSLLQFIGHLSLACKGQSIELDNKLAKLRHNLGSIEYIEQALPELVEVEQLLKNQYHHVMTQLEEGRSSLSKVIRQLQRVNSIPEKLKKEIAYFKQDLGKPFHTYWDYFPKVERLVGFYDAILQEQLEQGETLEVLPKHRQLAHELAQMISEIEFRKVQRDQVLVIKDYLADEIEVEGLIDAYQTILSLLLENIALEKSASQEFLYALNDALSAVREVVNDSYNSNQRSFQLKKQLNREINSRVDNVGDAIIDINDINHLKSQVTEQLASIRTALGRKEALEQREQALLRKSMETMRDELNELSKEANAYKERLFEQQKLNMLDSLTQLPNRAALEERMEQEYRNYQRHKHPLWIAVADIDHFKSINDNFGHSTGDKTLQVISMALKNSLRESEFVARYGGEEFVLIIPDVSASDIEHLLNRVREKIKNIPFKFKNQRITVTVSIGAAQILDNEQISETFERADAALYKAKHESRDRVIIDA; from the coding sequence ATGAAAGACTCTATGGCAAGCGTTTCCCAAGTATCGCTACTACAGCAGAAACTCCATTCTGCCAAAACTGCTTTAGCTGAAATAAGTGAGCAAAAAGAACAAAATCAACATTCATTACTGCAATTCATCGGCCATCTTAGTCTCGCATGTAAAGGTCAAAGCATTGAATTAGATAATAAACTTGCAAAACTTCGCCATAACCTAGGCTCAATTGAATATATCGAACAGGCTCTCCCTGAACTTGTCGAAGTAGAACAACTCCTCAAGAATCAATATCACCATGTAATGACCCAACTAGAGGAAGGGCGTTCGAGTCTTTCAAAGGTTATACGCCAACTTCAACGTGTTAACTCAATACCAGAAAAGCTGAAAAAAGAGATTGCTTACTTTAAACAAGATCTTGGTAAACCTTTTCATACCTACTGGGACTATTTCCCTAAAGTAGAACGTTTGGTAGGTTTCTATGATGCCATTTTACAGGAGCAGCTAGAACAAGGTGAGACACTAGAAGTTTTGCCTAAACACCGTCAGCTCGCCCATGAGCTGGCACAGATGATTTCTGAAATAGAATTTCGCAAAGTTCAACGCGATCAAGTTTTGGTTATTAAAGATTACTTGGCCGACGAAATTGAAGTGGAAGGTTTGATCGACGCTTATCAAACCATTCTCTCCTTGTTGTTAGAAAATATCGCCTTGGAGAAGAGTGCTTCTCAAGAGTTTCTCTATGCTCTCAATGATGCATTATCTGCGGTGAGAGAAGTCGTTAATGATTCATACAACAGCAACCAACGAAGCTTCCAACTGAAAAAGCAACTTAATAGAGAGATAAACTCAAGAGTCGATAACGTCGGTGATGCCATTATAGATATCAATGATATCAACCACCTTAAGTCTCAAGTCACAGAACAACTCGCCTCGATTCGTACCGCTCTAGGACGCAAAGAAGCATTAGAGCAGCGAGAACAAGCACTACTGCGAAAATCGATGGAAACCATGCGTGACGAGCTTAATGAGCTTAGTAAAGAAGCTAACGCTTATAAAGAGCGATTATTTGAACAGCAAAAGCTCAATATGCTCGATTCGCTCACCCAGTTGCCAAACAGAGCCGCTCTAGAAGAGCGAATGGAGCAAGAGTACCGTAACTATCAGCGGCATAAACACCCACTTTGGATTGCCGTCGCGGATATCGATCACTTTAAATCGATCAATGATAATTTCGGCCACAGTACGGGGGACAAGACTCTACAAGTCATCTCTATGGCGTTGAAAAACTCACTGAGAGAATCTGAATTCGTCGCAAGATATGGCGGTGAAGAATTTGTATTAATCATTCCCGATGTTTCTGCTAGTGATATAGAACACCTGTTAAACCGCGTAAGAGAAAAAATAAAAAATATTCCTTTTAAGTTTAAAAATCAGAGAATTACAGTTACAGTGTCTATAGGTGCTGCACAAATTCTTGATAATGAACAGATAAGTGAAACTTTCGAACGAGCCGACGCAGCACTCTATAAAGCTAAACATGAAAGCAGAGACAGAGTGATTATTGACGCCTAA
- a CDS encoding tetratricopeptide repeat protein: MRTFLYCLLLPSYFFSCMAAASYSQILSKEVKLIESAPQLYQDMAQTLAFSLTFTSEAEFNRIAEEQGFTNAELEEEMQWLARLYLEPGVGAENALEKATTIMTSLEIIADTPYDVAYLAMLKGRKLGREKQDYQQAIELYKKALHQPLIEEDLHSNLLLHNIHYQIGDLYRITLQKNQALDHFNHYRDLAYQLRDNYLIAKAETTLGRFYNQDEQFTKALQHYSEAIRLSESLDKPFLSATLSLRLARVYRDLQSWNEALEYAHKAADSFKTLEKDNYLSSAMTVIAMVYGEQGLWNQAIDYYLNAQQIDTKRGNLTAQALNYHNLGEAYFNNNQASTALTFLVKANSLFLQKKSKHYLVYNDLLIAQVATSVKDWSMANSYAAKAFILAKEQDLLEQMIEALRYRTKALKELGDIEKSLNVLDQLIDYNEQLSKVHKETQTYSASSLAEQKLKLQLAQIQSAQKENDKLVSQFRLALIITAFATFLISLVCFNQWRGKKTANQHLQTIGQKLSQDPVNELPGYRAFIEQLKLKQKPAMIAMLSLTDRHSMDIDLGLESSQHTNQQLMTGLTQSLCNNAYLIRPGVFAITLPQSHDYLEVLTTLRSIIDDQGLLKGTTLHLGILSLPLMNNPDIKFEPTVYFNVLQMLTAGAISLGDEKDYFVSITPLNFAPAAIFSTPLYLHLEKGITRGLVKVESNENKNLIRWPKWSGGDDNNIDLNNENYSA, translated from the coding sequence ATGCGCACGTTCCTTTACTGCTTGTTACTGCCAAGCTATTTTTTTTCCTGTATGGCGGCGGCATCCTACAGCCAAATTCTGAGTAAAGAAGTTAAGTTAATCGAATCAGCGCCGCAGCTTTATCAAGATATGGCGCAAACACTGGCTTTCTCGTTAACTTTTACGAGTGAAGCGGAATTTAACCGTATCGCAGAGGAGCAAGGCTTTACCAACGCAGAACTCGAAGAGGAGATGCAATGGCTCGCACGACTATATTTAGAACCAGGTGTCGGCGCCGAAAATGCACTCGAAAAAGCGACCACTATTATGACCTCCCTAGAGATCATTGCAGATACGCCTTATGACGTGGCTTATCTAGCCATGCTTAAAGGTCGTAAGCTAGGTAGAGAAAAACAAGATTATCAACAGGCTATAGAACTTTATAAAAAGGCCCTCCACCAGCCACTGATTGAGGAAGATCTGCACAGCAATTTACTGCTACATAACATTCATTATCAAATTGGCGATCTCTATCGTATTACGCTGCAAAAAAACCAAGCACTAGACCATTTTAACCACTATAGAGACCTCGCTTATCAACTTAGAGATAATTATCTTATCGCCAAGGCAGAGACAACGCTCGGGCGATTTTATAATCAAGATGAACAATTTACTAAAGCCTTACAGCACTACAGCGAAGCGATTCGCCTGTCAGAAAGTTTAGATAAACCATTTTTAAGCGCAACGCTATCACTGCGTCTGGCGAGAGTTTATCGAGATCTGCAGTCATGGAACGAAGCATTAGAGTACGCCCACAAAGCCGCTGATAGTTTTAAAACGCTCGAGAAGGATAATTACCTCTCGAGTGCCATGACGGTTATCGCCATGGTCTATGGCGAACAGGGTTTATGGAATCAGGCTATCGATTACTATCTTAATGCCCAACAAATTGATACTAAACGTGGCAATTTAACCGCACAAGCATTGAACTATCATAATTTAGGCGAGGCGTATTTTAACAATAACCAAGCGAGTACGGCGCTAACTTTTCTGGTTAAAGCGAACAGCCTATTTTTACAAAAGAAAAGCAAACATTACCTTGTATACAATGACCTATTAATTGCCCAGGTAGCAACAAGCGTTAAGGACTGGAGCATGGCAAACAGCTATGCGGCCAAAGCCTTCATCTTGGCAAAAGAGCAGGATTTACTCGAGCAGATGATTGAGGCATTGCGATACCGAACCAAGGCATTAAAGGAGTTAGGTGATATTGAAAAATCACTCAACGTCTTAGATCAGCTAATCGATTACAATGAGCAGCTAAGTAAGGTTCATAAAGAGACACAAACCTATAGCGCAAGCAGTTTAGCCGAGCAAAAGTTAAAATTACAGTTAGCTCAAATCCAATCGGCTCAGAAAGAGAACGACAAACTGGTAAGTCAATTTCGTTTAGCCTTAATTATTACCGCATTTGCTACATTTCTTATCTCGTTAGTCTGCTTTAATCAGTGGAGAGGGAAAAAAACGGCCAATCAACATTTACAAACTATTGGTCAGAAACTCAGCCAAGATCCCGTTAACGAGTTACCTGGGTATCGCGCGTTTATCGAACAGCTCAAATTAAAACAAAAGCCAGCAATGATAGCGATGCTCTCGCTCACCGATAGACATAGTATGGACATAGATTTAGGTCTCGAGTCGAGCCAACACACTAACCAACAGCTGATGACGGGCCTAACTCAATCCTTATGCAACAATGCCTACCTAATACGCCCAGGTGTTTTTGCCATTACTCTTCCCCAAAGTCATGACTATCTGGAGGTGCTCACAACACTTCGCTCAATCATCGATGACCAAGGACTATTGAAAGGTACCACGCTTCATCTGGGTATACTCAGCTTACCCTTGATGAATAATCCAGATATCAAATTTGAACCCACAGTCTATTTTAATGTGTTACAGATGTTAACCGCAGGAGCGATCAGCTTAGGTGATGAAAAAGATTATTTTGTGTCAATAACACCTTTAAATTTCGCCCCAGCAGCAATTTTCTCAACTCCACTATACTTACATTTAGAAAAAGGGATCACTCGCGGATTAGTGAAGGTTGAAAGCAACGAAAACAAAAACCTAATCCGTTGGCCAAAATGGTCTGGCGGTGATGACAACAACATAGATTTGAATAATGAAAACTATTCAGCCTAG
- a CDS encoding M61 family metallopeptidase, whose protein sequence is MKLVVPLILIFNLFFITSTHANVNYHIDLTTPEHHLAQVEVQFPPTQLSELAVDLPVWRTGKYQVLPLADSLRYFSAKDEQGNSLEWRRSASGEWLVQLTEPTSVTISYQLYANTLGQRVSHIDGSHAYLDASGVFVYSPSFRQHKLEVSLKVPQQWRSYSGMNRGENEHSFIADNYDILIDSPIETGINTHKQFNADGRDYELVIWGEGNYDVDKMVDDLTLLSGQASVIWDDYPFKRYVYMVHATSGASGATEHLNSTVIQRPRFSYRERKDYLGFIKTASHEFIHTWNVKAYRPQGLVPYNYQQEGISELLWMAEGSTSYFQSQLLLRAGVITPKEFLEDLAKRVASSQMTPGREVQSIAQASAGQWVSTGGDYAKNHSANIYSEGYLASLSLDFSLLSDTDLKRSYRDVHRQLYRDHRIPTGYTVKDVQHILNTLSGKDYGDWWQSHINQPLVIDFETLLKQAGLKMGYGSDSKAIAFSGMTLADDKSRLNHVLRGGPAWRAGIVAGDELVAINDLKVTAKGFKQRIRDFAAGDTIKVTLFSDQRLKEVELTLAQEQSGKLVLESVVKPSRAQKAFFKAWLGIEWPFDSKGKFKS, encoded by the coding sequence GTGAAACTAGTTGTACCCTTGATTTTGATTTTTAATCTCTTTTTTATTACCTCTACTCATGCAAATGTTAACTATCATATTGACTTAACTACGCCAGAGCATCATCTGGCACAAGTAGAAGTGCAATTTCCTCCGACCCAATTATCCGAATTAGCAGTTGATCTACCTGTTTGGCGCACGGGTAAATACCAAGTGCTGCCGCTAGCTGACAGTTTGCGCTATTTTAGTGCCAAAGATGAGCAGGGTAACAGCTTAGAGTGGCGCAGAAGCGCCAGCGGAGAATGGCTAGTTCAATTAACCGAGCCAACAAGTGTGACAATTAGCTACCAGTTATATGCCAATACCTTGGGTCAACGTGTCAGTCATATCGATGGGTCACATGCTTATCTGGATGCCAGTGGCGTGTTTGTCTACAGTCCTTCATTTCGACAGCACAAGCTCGAAGTGTCACTCAAGGTGCCTCAGCAATGGCGAAGTTATTCTGGGATGAATCGTGGTGAGAATGAGCATAGTTTTATCGCAGATAACTACGATATATTAATCGATTCCCCCATTGAAACAGGTATCAACACCCATAAGCAGTTTAACGCCGATGGGCGAGATTATGAGCTAGTGATTTGGGGGGAAGGCAATTACGACGTCGATAAAATGGTCGATGATCTCACCCTGCTAAGTGGTCAAGCATCAGTTATTTGGGATGATTATCCATTTAAGCGCTATGTTTATATGGTTCATGCAACCAGTGGTGCAAGTGGCGCCACTGAGCATCTTAATTCAACGGTGATCCAACGTCCTAGATTTAGTTATCGCGAGCGTAAAGACTATCTTGGCTTTATTAAAACGGCGTCCCATGAGTTTATCCATACTTGGAATGTTAAAGCCTACCGTCCACAGGGGTTGGTGCCTTATAACTACCAGCAAGAGGGCATATCTGAGTTGCTTTGGATGGCCGAAGGCTCGACCAGTTACTTTCAAAGCCAGCTTTTACTTCGCGCAGGTGTCATCACGCCTAAAGAGTTTCTAGAAGATTTAGCCAAGCGGGTTGCAAGTAGCCAAATGACGCCAGGGCGTGAAGTTCAATCAATTGCCCAGGCGAGTGCAGGGCAGTGGGTCAGTACTGGTGGTGATTATGCCAAAAACCATAGTGCGAATATCTACTCTGAGGGGTATCTCGCTTCATTGTCGCTGGATTTTTCCTTACTCAGTGATACCGATTTAAAACGCTCATACCGCGACGTGCATAGACAGCTGTATCGTGATCATCGTATTCCGACCGGTTACACAGTTAAAGACGTGCAGCACATTTTAAACACTTTGAGTGGAAAGGATTATGGTGATTGGTGGCAATCCCATATCAATCAACCCTTGGTGATTGATTTTGAAACCTTACTTAAGCAAGCCGGTTTAAAAATGGGTTATGGCAGCGACAGTAAAGCTATTGCATTTTCGGGGATGACATTGGCCGATGATAAGTCACGTTTAAACCATGTATTACGCGGAGGACCCGCATGGCGAGCGGGTATCGTTGCTGGCGATGAATTGGTTGCGATTAACGATCTTAAGGTCACGGCTAAAGGCTTCAAGCAGCGAATCAGAGACTTCGCTGCTGGCGATACGATTAAGGTGACTCTGTTTAGCGATCAACGCCTAAAAGAGGTTGAGCTAACCCTAGCACAAGAGCAAAGCGGCAAGCTAGTGCTTGAAAGTGTGGTTAAGCCTTCTCGCGCGCAAAAAGCATTTTTTAAAGCCTGGTTGGGTATCGAGTGGCCGTTTGATTCAAAAGGTAAGTTTAAAAGTTAA